From Onychostoma macrolepis isolate SWU-2019 chromosome 19, ASM1243209v1, whole genome shotgun sequence, a single genomic window includes:
- the LOC131525778 gene encoding RNA-binding protein 48-like isoform X2, which produces MTELVQLFALYGVIEEYRALDEYPAEQFTEVYLFQFQKLTSARVAKRHTDEKSFFGGQLHVCYAPEYETVEETRQKLQDRRRYVNRASQNTAKQHDRQLEESTESSSTDTQTAATPEIQKGSEKARIENVDSDDMGFPVLPLPSVENVSYGLHGFAQPLQLQWTTDIRLPTTEDKMGSLHNATPPVTETSKQCTSSASYKKERDLSERRKNLSPFLRFMPRTTHLESRKRKLEGQALFLNETAETETLIGPKLPELPKVDMEDHSLNVTANLIRQTMCKVTAVAEVKPVQGKTPTAKPRRRI; this is translated from the exons ATGACAGAGCTGGTGCAGCTCTTTGCTCTCTATGGAGTGATCGAGGAGTACAGGGCGCTTGATGAATACCCAGCAGAGCAGTTCACTGAAGTCTACTTATTTCAATTCCAGAAACTGACAAGTGCAAG GGTAGCTAAACGGCACACTGATGAAAAGAGCTTCTTTGGGGGTCAGTTGCACGTCTGCTATGCCCCCGAGTATGAAACTGTGGAAGAGACGAGGCAAAAGTTGCAGGACAGGAGAAGATATGTTAACAGAGCAAGCCAAAATACAG caaaacaACACGATCGACAATTAGAAGAAAGCACAGAGTCATCAAGCACGGACACACAAACAGCTGCAACACCTGAGATCCAGAAAGGCTCTGAAAAGGCCAGAATAGAGAATGTGGACTCTGACGACATGGGCTTTCCTGTTCTTCCTTTGCCCTCAGTGGAGAATGTTTCTTATGGACTTCATGGTTTTGCACAGCCATTACAGTTGCAGTGGACCACTGATATAAGATTACCTACTACAGAGGATAAGATGGGCTCTCTACATAATGCCACCCCTCCTGTCACAGAAACTTCAAAGCAGTGTACATCCTCTGCATCTtataaaaaagagagagatctGAGTGAAAGGCGGAAGAACCTGTCACCATTTCTTAGATTTATGCCAAGGACTACACATTTGGAAAGTAGAAAAAGAAAGTTGGAGGGACAAgcattatttttgaatgaaactGCTGAAactgagactctgattggtccTAAATTACCAGAGCTGCCCAAGGTAGACATGGAGGATCATTCATTAAATGTAACCGCCAATTTGATTCGTCAAACAATGTGCAAG GTTACAGCTGTTGCAGAGGTCAAACCAGTACAAGGAAAGACCCCAACAGCAAAGCCACGCAGAAGAATTTAA
- the LOC131525784 gene encoding progranulin-like, translating to MVPVLMLLMVALVAAESDSASVSVVHCDTSSYCPDGTTCCLNAYGSWGCCPYPMGQCCRDGLHCCPHGHLCDSTSSYCQGGWLRLPSSPRLALKAIQKTQSVSVDQALNWQSQTEKVHCDGNVYCPTEQFCCKTSAGQWGCCSGLVL from the exons ATGGTTCCAGTGTTGATGTTACTCATGGTAGCTCTTGTAGCTGCAGAATCTGATAGTGCCTCTGTTTCTGTGGTTCACTGTGATACCTCTTCTTATTGTCCTGATGGCACAACGTGTTGTCTGAATGCTTATGGGTCCTGGGGCTGCTGTCCATACCCAATG GGCCAGTGCTGCAGAGATGGACTCCATTGCTGCCCTCATGGTCATTTGTGTGATTCAACATCATCCTATTGTCAGGGTGGGTGGCTGAGACTGCCATCTTCTCCCAGACTGGCCTTAAAAGCTATCCAAAAAACTCAG TCAGTGTCCGTTGACCAGGCTCTCAATTGGCAGAGCCAGACTGAGAAGGTTCATTGTGATGGAAATGTCTACTGCCCAACTGAGCAGTTCTGCTGCAAGACATCAGCTGGCCAGTGGGGGTGCTGCAGTG GTTTGGTGTTGTAA
- the LOC131525778 gene encoding RNA-binding protein 48-like isoform X1, protein MDSSVANPSVWGTQKVYKHHEQQNVAQTRPKYREGRRLKAVKVYTINLESRFLLVQGVPAIGVMTELVQLFALYGVIEEYRALDEYPAEQFTEVYLFQFQKLTSARVAKRHTDEKSFFGGQLHVCYAPEYETVEETRQKLQDRRRYVNRASQNTAKQHDRQLEESTESSSTDTQTAATPEIQKGSEKARIENVDSDDMGFPVLPLPSVENVSYGLHGFAQPLQLQWTTDIRLPTTEDKMGSLHNATPPVTETSKQCTSSASYKKERDLSERRKNLSPFLRFMPRTTHLESRKRKLEGQALFLNETAETETLIGPKLPELPKVDMEDHSLNVTANLIRQTMCKVTAVAEVKPVQGKTPTAKPRRRI, encoded by the exons ATGGACAGTTCGGTTGCTAATCCTTCTGTGTGGGGTACACAAAAAGTGTATAAACACCATGAGCAACAAAACGTTGCCCAAACACGCCCAAAATACAGAGAGGGTAGGCGCCTCAAAGCTGTTAAG GTATATACCATTAACTTGGAGTCTCGGTTCCTGTTAGTTCAAGGAGTGCCCGCTATTGGAGTGATGACAGAGCTGGTGCAGCTCTTTGCTCTCTATGGAGTGATCGAGGAGTACAGGGCGCTTGATGAATACCCAGCAGAGCAGTTCACTGAAGTCTACTTATTTCAATTCCAGAAACTGACAAGTGCAAG GGTAGCTAAACGGCACACTGATGAAAAGAGCTTCTTTGGGGGTCAGTTGCACGTCTGCTATGCCCCCGAGTATGAAACTGTGGAAGAGACGAGGCAAAAGTTGCAGGACAGGAGAAGATATGTTAACAGAGCAAGCCAAAATACAG caaaacaACACGATCGACAATTAGAAGAAAGCACAGAGTCATCAAGCACGGACACACAAACAGCTGCAACACCTGAGATCCAGAAAGGCTCTGAAAAGGCCAGAATAGAGAATGTGGACTCTGACGACATGGGCTTTCCTGTTCTTCCTTTGCCCTCAGTGGAGAATGTTTCTTATGGACTTCATGGTTTTGCACAGCCATTACAGTTGCAGTGGACCACTGATATAAGATTACCTACTACAGAGGATAAGATGGGCTCTCTACATAATGCCACCCCTCCTGTCACAGAAACTTCAAAGCAGTGTACATCCTCTGCATCTtataaaaaagagagagatctGAGTGAAAGGCGGAAGAACCTGTCACCATTTCTTAGATTTATGCCAAGGACTACACATTTGGAAAGTAGAAAAAGAAAGTTGGAGGGACAAgcattatttttgaatgaaactGCTGAAactgagactctgattggtccTAAATTACCAGAGCTGCCCAAGGTAGACATGGAGGATCATTCATTAAATGTAACCGCCAATTTGATTCGTCAAACAATGTGCAAG GTTACAGCTGTTGCAGAGGTCAAACCAGTACAAGGAAAGACCCCAACAGCAAAGCCACGCAGAAGAATTTAA
- the LOC131525781 gene encoding calaxin-like, whose translation MQKMSAMHRKLIQNLAETLCKQVRHFDKTETECLIRLFNGLLGEQAERRAAHGLDRVRFRNILHNTFGMTDDMMMDSVFRAFDKDNDTYISVKEWVEGLSVFLRGTLDEKIKFCFDVYNLHGDGYISREEMLQMLKDSLIRQPTEEDPDEGIKDIVEIALKKMDYDHDGKVSYSDYEKTVKDENLLLEAFGNCLPDAKSILAFEQYAFQEPHGH comes from the exons ATGCAGAAAATGTCGGCGATGCACagaaaattaattcaaaaccTCGCCGAAACATTATGCAAGCAAGTCAGACATT TTGATAAAACAGAGACGGAGTGTCTGATCAGGCTGTTCAACGGGCTGCTGGGAGAGCAGGCAGAGAGAAGAGCGGCTCATGGACTGGACCGGGTCAGGTTTAGAAATATACTGCACAACACATTCGGCATGACCGACGATATGATGATGGACAGCG taTTTCGTGCCTTTGACAAGGACAATGACACCTACATAAGTGTCAAAGAATGGGTGGAAGGTCTGTCGGTCTTTTTGCGAGGCACACTGGATGagaaaattaaat tcTGTTTTGACGTATACAACCTGCATGGGGACGGATACATCTCACGGGAGGAGATGTTACAAATGCTGAAAGACAGCCTCATCAGACAACCCACTGAAGAGGATCCTGATGAGGGGATTAAGGACATTGTGGAGATTGCCTTGAAGAAAATG gattatgaCCATGATGGGAAAGTTTCTTATTCTGATTATGAGAAGACAGTCAAAGATGAAAACCTTTTACTAGAAGCTTTTGGCAACTGCCTCCCAGATGCAAAG AGCATACTGGCATTCGAGCAATATGCATTCCAGGAACCACATGGACATTGA